The following coding sequences are from one Triticum dicoccoides isolate Atlit2015 ecotype Zavitan chromosome 4A, WEW_v2.0, whole genome shotgun sequence window:
- the LOC119285434 gene encoding 40S ribosomal protein S7, with protein sequence MYTARKKIQKDKGVEPSEFEDTVAQAFFDLENGNQELKSDLKDLYINTAIQMDVVGNRKAVVIHVPYRLRKPFRKIHVRLVRELEKKFSGKDVVFVATRRIVRPPKKGSAVQRPRTRTLTAVHDGILEDVVYPAEIVGKRVRYRLDGAKVIKIYLDPKERNNTEYKLETFSAVYRRLCGKDVVFEYPVTETA encoded by the exons ATGTACACCGCCAGGAAGAAGATCCAGAAGGACAAGGGCGTCGAGCCCTCCGAGTTCGAGGACACCGTCGCGCAG GCTTTCTTTGACCTGGAGAACGGCAACCAGGAGCTCAAGAGCGACCTCAAGGACCTGTACATCAACACTGCAAT CCAGATGGATGTTGTTGGGAACAGGAAGGCCGTGGTGATCCATGTGCCATACCGTCTGCGCAAGCCCTTCAGGAAGATCCATGTCAGGCTCGTCAGGGAGCTCGAGAAGAAGTTTAGCGGCAAG GATGTTGTCTTTGTTGCAACAAGAAGGATCGTGAGGCCACCCAAGAAGGGTTCTGCTGTTCAGCGCCCTCGCACCAGGACCCTGACAGCTGTTCATGATGGTATCTTGGAGGATGTTGTGTACCCAGCTGAGATTGTGGGGAAGCGTGTCAGGTACCGTTTGGATGGTGCCAAGGTCATCAAG ATCTACTTGGACCCGAAGGAGCGCAACAACACTGAGTACAAGCTGGAGACCTTCTCTGCAGTCTACCGCAGGCTTTGTGGGAAAGACGTTGTCTTTGAGTACCCTGTGACTGAAACTGCCTGA
- the LOC119285435 gene encoding malonyl CoA-acyl carrier protein transacylase-like, translating into MLLRPPRLPRLSPRRLRSDSPMASTLALLRPSAPSPATNLRAPFRSRVSTRVSVGSAVAAGADTLFADYKPTTAFLFPGQGAQAVGMGKEALNVRAAAELFDKANDILGYDLLNLCIDGPKEKLNSTVISQPAIYVTSLAAVEVLRAREEGQSVINSVDVTCGLSLGEYTALAFAGAFSFEDGLKLVKLRGEAMQDASDAANSAMVSVIGLDSEKVQQLCDAANEDVDEKERVQIANFLCPGNYAVSGGVKGIEAVEAKAKSFKARMTVRLAVAGAFHTSFMQPAVSRLESALAATEIRSPRIPVISNVDAQPHSDPETIKKILAQQVTSPVQWETTVTTLLGRGLEKSYELGPGKVIAGIIKRINKGASIENIGA; encoded by the exons ATGCTCCTCCGCCCTCCTCGCCTCCCACGCCTCTCTCCTCGCCGCCTCCGCTCGGACTCTCCGATGGCTTCCACGCTCGCCTTGCTCAGGCCGTCCGCGCCGAGCCCGGCGACGAACCTGAGGGCGCCATTCAGATCTCGGGTCTCCACTAGAGTGTCCGTCGGGTCGGCAGTCGCAGCGGGCGCCGACACGCTCTTCGCCGACTACAAACCCACCACCGCATTCCTTTTCCCCGGCCAG GGTGCTCAGGCTGTTGGAATGGGTAAAGAAGCTCTTAATGTTCGAGCAGCTGCAGAACTATTTGATAAGGCAAATGATATACTTGG CTATGACTTGCTGAATCTTTGCATCGATGGACCAAAAGAAAAGCTGAACTCAACAGTGATCAGTCAG CCAGCTATATACGTTACCAGCCTTGCAGCTGTAGAAGTGTTGCGCGCACGTGAAGAAGGCCAATCTGTAATTAACTCCGTAGATGTCACATGTGGTCTCAGCTTGGGAGAATATACCGCGCTTGCATTTGCTGGTGCCTTTAG CTTTGAGGATGGTCTGAAGCTTGTCAAGCTTAGAGGAGAAGCCATGCAG GATGCCTCAGACGCTGCCAATAGTGCGATGGTTAGTGTCATTGGTCTAGATTCAGAAAAGGTGCAACAATTATGCGATGCTGCAAATGAGGATGTGGATGAAAAGGAAAGAGTTCAAATAGCAAATTTTCTCTGTCCT GGTAACTATGCAGTTTCTGGTGGTGTGAAGGGTATTGAAGCAGTTGAAGCCAAAGCAAAGTCTTTTAAGGCCAGAATGACG GTTCGCCTAGCTGTTGCTGGTGCTTTCCAcacaagcttcatgcaacccgctgtcTCGAGATTGGAGTCTGCATTGGCTGCTACAGAGATTAGATCACCGAGAATCCCAGTAATCTCCAATGTTGATGCACAGCCCCACTCCGATCCTGAGACAATCAAGAAGATTTTGGCACAACAG GTAACCTCTCCTGTGCAATGGGAGACTACTGTGACAACTCTTTTGGGTAGAGGCCTTGAGAAGAGCTATGAACTCGGACCTGGAAAG GTTATAGCAGGAATCATTAAACGGATCAACAAAGGTGCCAGCATCGAGAACATTGGCGCATGA